Part of the Sorghum bicolor cultivar BTx623 chromosome 1, Sorghum_bicolor_NCBIv3, whole genome shotgun sequence genome, GCTTTGGATTTTATTAAAAGTAGAAGTTTTTTTAGAAAACTGTTTGCTTTTTATGTGTTGGAAAGACTATTTGGCTACACGGACGGACGGAAAGAGGTTTTTTGGTGGAAGTGTGGAACAGCTGCCGATCGAGTCGAGTAGTAATTGCTGAGCTGGTTCATGACTTCGTGTCAGTTAGTGGCAATGATTCATGCTCATAGCACTAGATCACACTTCTCTTGTGCTGGCTGCTATCATCTTTACTGCACACGAGAGTGTTTATGGTTCCATAATACATGCACATGAAACGGGGTGACTCATAAATGGCTGTAGTTTTTAAATTTTCCATGCTGTATGAATGGTAGTggtaataataaaactatctccCACTAAGGTGGTGTACGGTATGAGCACATTCTGCTTAGTTTACTTGTAATAATATGTGCACTTTATTTTCTATAAGCTGATCAATTTTTTCCTGAACTTTTGTTTATAGGAGTAAAAAACTGTGAAGGCTAAGCTTTGGGAATGGTGTTGACAACTTCTGCTGAATAACAGAAAAAAAATTACTCATCTTTTCCTGATTTCATGGAACTTCTTGATAGTAATGGTCACGGGGAAACAAGAGCACATAATGCTGAAAATATTGCACCAGTTTCTGTTAAGAGCCCAGATACATCATTGGAAATCCAAGAAAAGTTCCCTCACGATTTGACAGAGCACCAGGAAGAACTGGGTTCCCCTGTAGGCCGTGCTGGGAGTTTGTCACCAGAAATTCTCTCCCACATAGAACCAGCTCGGGCATCTGATGATTCATCAAAAGATGAGGGAGATCATGCTGCTCCAACAAATAAGGATGAAGTGAAAAGCATATCTGAAAATGGTTTTACTGGTGTATGTATTACACCAACAGCTGAAATTAAATCTGAAGAAGACAATATGCATCATGAGAACATTGCTGCCACCCCCAAAAAGAAAGTAGAATCACCAAAGGGATCTGAAGGCTCACACACAGGTCTTGTTGACACTAGTGCACCATTTGAGTCTGTTAAAGAGGCTGTCACCAAGTTTGGAGGAATTGTTGATTGGAAGGCCTACAGGGCTCAATCATTAGAGGTAATGTCTCTTAGTTTCACACCAAATGTGGATCATGGTCACACACATACTTCCTCGAAACTATTGTCTGATAACATTTTACAAAGTAAAATTTGTTTTATGCAGAGACGCAGGGTGATGCAACTTGAACTTGAAAAGGTACAGCAGGAGATTCCACAATGCAAAGAAGACTGGGAAACTGCTGAGGTGGCCAAGTCACACGTCATTGAGGAGCTAGAGAGAACTAATAGACTTGTCGACGAGCTGAAGCATACATTGGAGAGGGCACAGCTTGAAGTGGACCAAGCAAAGCAAGATTCTGAGCTTGCCCTACTTAGGGCACAAGAGATGGAGCAAGGgattgatgatgaagctagtgtAATAGCCCAAACACAGCTGGCAGTTGCCAAAGAAAGACATGAAAAAGCTGTTGAGGAACTGAAATTGCTGAAACAGGAGTTAAGATCAACACAGGAACAGTATGCTGTATTAGCCACTGAAAGGGATGTAGCCATTAAAAGAGCCAAGGAAGTTGTTTGTGCTGCAAAGGATACTGAGAAACAAGTAGAGGAACTCACTTTAGAACTTATTGCGTCCAAAGAGTCTCTTGAGTTAGCCCACACTTCACACCATGAAGCTGAAGAGCACAGACTTGGGGCAGCTTTGGCGAAAGAGCAGGACTTCCTGGCTTGGGAGAAAGAGCTACAAGAGgcacaagaggagctaaaccaGCTCAACGAACAAATTGCATCCAAAACGAACATGGAGTCCGAAGCTGATGAAAACGAGCGCAAACTACTTAGCCTGAAAAGTGCGCTAGCTGCCTATGTGGAAAACAAATTGAATGAAGAGGCTGGAATGGTTCAGGAGCAAGGTTCTGACGAAGCAAAAGAAATTAGTAGGTCAATCAAGGAAGCTCTAGCTTCAAAAAGGAAGGAGCTTGCTGAATTTAAAGGGAAATTAGAAAACGCAAGAAATGAAGCCAATTTAGTAAGAGTTATTGCAGAATCACTCTGTTCAGAGCTTGATAGGGAGAAAGCGTTACTTGCTACATTGCAGCAGAGCGAGGGTATGGCATCCATCACAGTTTCTTCTCTAGAAGCTGAGCTCAATAGGACAAAGCAAGAGATAGAAATGGTACATAAGAAAGAAGCAGAAACTAGGGAAAAAATGGCAGAGCTTCCAAGGATGTTGCAGCAAGCAGCCCAGGAGGCAGAAGATGCCAAGGTGGCAGCTCATTCGGCACAAGAAGAACTGAGAAAGGCCAAGGAAGAAGCTGAGCAAACCAACGCTTCCGTGACAACTGCAGATACCAGGTTGCATGCAGTTTTGAAAGAAATCGAGGCGTCTAAAGAATCTGAAAGGCTAGCCATAGTGGCAGCTCAAGCAATGCAAGAGAGCAAGGAGACAGGAAGCATCGGCGCTTCTCCTCGAGGAGTAACGCTCCCTATAAGTGAGTATCATGCTCTTAGCAAGAGGGTTCATGAAGCTGAAGAACATGCAAATGAGAGGGTGGCAGCGGCGTTGGCACAAATAGAGGTGGCAAAAGAGTCTGAATCAAGGAACCTAGAGAGGTTGCAAGAAGCATTCAGGGACATGGACGAAAAGAAGAGTGATCTTCAAATCGCACTGGAGAGGGCTGAGAGGGCAAATGAGGGGAAGCTTGGTGCTGAGCAGGAGCTGAGAAGATGGAGAGCTGAACATGTGCAGCGCCGGAAAGCCCATGAGGCTGCTGCACAACATGGGGTTAGTCCtgtgagaactccaccgagaatGTCTGTCCAGCAGAAGGGCTCTTATCAGGAAGAAAATGAACTTCTAACAGATCCGAAGTTGCAGAACTCAACTGGTAGTAAGGATCAATTTGTTTCGGACGAGAAAATGCGAAAAAAGAAGTCGTTCTTGCCCCAGATGTCCACACTTTTGTCTAGAAAGGCACAGACACAAACATAAGAGTGATTGTTCTAAAACAAAAGTCTCTGTATCTTTGTAAAATGTACATGAACTGATGGACACATGGTGTAAATTTAGTTTTTGTCCATACACTTGTAAATTGTTTCACACCTGTACACTATGAGTGTATGTCTTTGTATGATGTTTTTGGAGTGGATGTCGTtacccaaggccttgtttacttgcaaaatatcttgcaaaatgtgaataataccaatttcgtttgtatttaacaaatattgttcaatcatggactaactaggcttaaaagattcgtctcgtcaattccgaccaaactgtgcaattagtttttattttcgtctatatttaatacttcatgcatatgtctaaacattcaatgtgacgagaaatctgaaaaagtttgcaaatttttttggaactaaacaaggcccaaatcttTCTTTGCTTTACACCCTCTCTGTGCTCTTTTATTTTGTGCTTTACATCGAAAACCTCGGAAGGAATTTGTCTGTGTCCATTTATCAAGTTGCGTATGAACCTACTGCAGCTACAAGTTTTGGCTATAGTATTTTTACAGTACACTATACTTGTGTGTGCTGCGGGCGCAGCTGCAGCAATCACAGCCAAAAAGGAGCAAAAGATTTTGTGCGACTGCTAGCTGTCAAATACATTAGTTCATCCTTTGCGACATAAGAATATCAGACATGTCAGGTGTTCTCAGTTAAACAAGTTGGGGTCATCCTTCGTCGTGTTAGATCTAGCTTCTGATAGCAAATTAGCGGAAGGGAGTCAAGATTCAGCAGATTGTGA contains:
- the LOC8077101 gene encoding protein WEAK CHLOROPLAST MOVEMENT UNDER BLUE LIGHT 1, which gives rise to MELLDSNGHGETRAHNAENIAPVSVKSPDTSLEIQEKFPHDLTEHQEELGSPVGRAGSLSPEILSHIEPARASDDSSKDEGDHAAPTNKDEVKSISENGFTGVCITPTAEIKSEEDNMHHENIAATPKKKVESPKGSEGSHTGLVDTSAPFESVKEAVTKFGGIVDWKAYRAQSLERRRVMQLELEKVQQEIPQCKEDWETAEVAKSHVIEELERTNRLVDELKHTLERAQLEVDQAKQDSELALLRAQEMEQGIDDEASVIAQTQLAVAKERHEKAVEELKLLKQELRSTQEQYAVLATERDVAIKRAKEVVCAAKDTEKQVEELTLELIASKESLELAHTSHHEAEEHRLGAALAKEQDFLAWEKELQEAQEELNQLNEQIASKTNMESEADENERKLLSLKSALAAYVENKLNEEAGMVQEQGSDEAKEISRSIKEALASKRKELAEFKGKLENARNEANLVRVIAESLCSELDREKALLATLQQSEGMASITVSSLEAELNRTKQEIEMVHKKEAETREKMAELPRMLQQAAQEAEDAKVAAHSAQEELRKAKEEAEQTNASVTTADTRLHAVLKEIEASKESERLAIVAAQAMQESKETGSIGASPRGVTLPISEYHALSKRVHEAEEHANERVAAALAQIEVAKESESRNLERLQEAFRDMDEKKSDLQIALERAERANEGKLGAEQELRRWRAEHVQRRKAHEAAAQHGVSPVRTPPRMSVQQKGSYQEENELLTDPKLQNSTGSKDQFVSDEKMRKKKSFLPQMSTLLSRKAQTQT